aatttctattttttttttggtccaTGTCATGCTAACATCCATGTTATGTCGTCAAATTAGTATCAATTATCATCATTTATTGTCAATTAAACTAAAGAAGATGTGCTATCTATTTAACAAAAAGATAgatattttttagtttaaatgATATTTCAATTCTGTTTAAACTCTTTTACTCTTGCACTTATATTTTGGTGTAGAAATGTGTAATTTTGCAACTAAAgtgtattatataattaaaatattctaattcAAATTCACATCTCTAACTACTGCTTTGATAAgtagtttttttatatattaaaatgactTAGTGCTAGTGGAAAAACTCATTGATACAGAGGCCTAAATATTTCACACAAGCTACACAAGTTTGTGTATATCCCTACCAGGAGGCAGGTAGTTGTACCATTTGCTCAACATTGTAGTAAGTTGAAATAAATGGCTTCAAATATATTCTCTAAACACTTTGATTCTCGATTGTACGCATGCGCAACAAATTGTTACAGAAATCCTCATCGTATGTATTCTCAAAAAcgataaaataatacagtacaaagaaaacaataatgtaataaataattgattttctAAAGAACAATTTGAGGATACATTCACAATTGAATGTGGGGGTTGCTCAACATCATTTCTACAAGATAGCAGAGGAGACTCAAATTTGTTCGTTGCTCGATATAAAAACCCAGACAAAACTACAAACTCGGAAATGTATTCATTTACAAGAGATACAATTGGTGGAAAATTCAGTCAggtagttttgttttatttaatttgtttttattcttaattttagATACATTAGTAGTTAGTGTGTGTAAGAAATGATTTTCcaaatgatcgtaaaatcaaaacgttAACTACACTGGGTTTGTCTACCAATCGTCATCCGTTCATTTTTAGTGAAATCAtaattttggtgtttttttttacagaagtgtttgacagtgtagacagagaattTGTTGGGTACAACTTTCTAAATCCAGTTACCTTTGTACCAGGTCACTTAGTTTATATAAAATCACTAAAATAACTACGTTAATTTCTTCATAAAGGTAATTGCAACAAATGGATTAGATGCCACAAAAATTTTTGAAATGGACGGAAGTAACTACCTAGTTTTGGCACAGAAGGACAATACAGGTGGAGATGTCCAAGACACGTTGATATATCGGCAACGTCACGATTACGGTAAGAAatattacatataattatatacactattaacTTATAAATAACAGGTTCGTGTACAAGAATAGTTGCCGTTTTGTAATACATGGCCCGATAACAGatacacatattttaattagaagataatatatatatatatatacatattaataatacacAATTTTAAGTTCAAACAAATTCAAATCATGACTAAAATGGTTAGGAGGAATTTTAGatttcaaaaacaaaaatagaagaTGGACAGGAACTGAAGAGAAAATTGGCTAATGCTGAAAAGGAATATCATTTTGTATTTGGCCtatatcaaagaacttataacacaagaatctcctgttcgtccgaagcgcgtaacaatttcgaaaggcattgtgggatagaatagagctatgggtggcgccattgtgagccatggagtagggcgcccgcatcaaattagaaagtcaaaatcatagaggggatctgctaatgctctaggggggatagagtaattgactgaggagtagggcgcccgcatcaaattagaaagtcaaaatcatagaggggatctgctaatactctagaggggtagagtaattgacttcctagtttggagggggcgctgctccatgctgtgaaatggcgtcgcccagtttgaccttttaaccctgtacttccgatactgtgttttgaatgcaaattgaagaacaggagattcttgtgttataagttctttgcctATATCCACATTACAAAGAAATTAGacagttttaatttattcatacaattaataatgaataaccTGGTAAGATTTACCCTTTTTCGCATATTAACAAGGAATTTAAACTCGATAATTAAATTTATCTTGCTAGAGTACTCAGATAGATGTATTCATTATATACTATTATATGGGCAAATTGCACCACAAATTATTGAATAAAAGAATGAAGTAGAGGGCACTCCATAGTACACACCTCTGCATAGAGtacaattatactgtatatacaaatcCCCTTCCCATCCTCCCCCACACCCGAAAATAATATATGTTGTCTAGTCTAGTGTGTGACTAGGCTTAATTTCACCCTTTTGGAGGAGTATCGTGTAATGTGTATGCATTCAGCTTCTCACGGCTGAGAACTTTGTTCAAATTATCTTAAAatgatttttgttaaattattatttaattttttgtttattattgttgtttgtgCCGTGACATttttaattaggttatatgcatgatatgcatataacctcttgattctgtcaaaatctttatttatttattaggttatatgcattattatgcatataacctcttgattctgtcaaaatctttatttattaggttatatgcattatcatgcatataacctcttgattctgtcaaaatctttattaggttatatgcatgataatgcatataacctcttgattctgtcaaaatctttatttatttatttattaggttatatgcatgataatgcatataacctcttgattctgtcaaaatctttattaggttatatgcattaatgcatataacctcttgattctgtcaaaatctttatttatttatttattgatttatttattaggttatatgcattatcatgcatataacctcttgattctgtcaaaatctttgtttatttattctttccttagcactattttgtccgtgaattatcttgatatcagtttcatctagctaagtcaatttttcagagtatattccttatggccaggaatcgatgtggttatgttttcacggtgcgcaatggcattcaaggtaccgagatcgagtctcaccttgggaaacgaaaaaaaaattttttttattatccgtattgtttgttcaaatttatttctttgtgtatagattatacacatgatttataatgaaatctagataaaaagtaacttatgtctttattattatgtaacaacaaatgtggtttatgacattatacgcatatggatctttgatcggattgtgataccggctatggtgttcgcgttagcaaggtcctatcatatattataaataattaaagattctgagaaaatcaatgaatcaatatatcttttaaaaatcaattatctttatttaaatcaatgcatataacctataattcgtcatatagtgacgaattaaatatagttaattttgtttttgtaataggtggttaaaataaatatgttattaacAGATGAAGATTATACACTCTTGAAACACAGAATTGATTAGctaaaataaattgttgtttttctttattattttgtctGTTTCAGGAAGGCCTGCAACAGCATCAGTGTTCGCAATTTTTATTCTCAGTGAAGGTAGGCCTAAACTTGTCAAGTTAAAACAGAAATGTTCGAGTGTTCCGAGTACTGATGGTTCGATTAACACTTACACGCGAAGAGAGACACGCTGCATGCAAGCGTCAAGCCGATTTTTCACTAGGCGAATTTTaaagcgtcatagctcatttcctgagctctgattggtagcgcaatatttcgcttggcaaaaagtagaaacaattcgaacttaTTTTGTTTTCCTATGCAATTAAgacagaaatcatgaataatacattaccttaattattttctattagaATTGCAAGATAGCTATCTtcttcctaaatatactaaacctaaccctctaaataatctctctcaactaataaaaaaacagaccaaacatttcggttggcaaacgcttcttacacaaattatttaatgtCTCTGCATGCTAATTATtcaaatgaattattcatgatttctgccttaattGCATAGGATAAAACATAATGCGTACCGGCCTTAATAAAGAAATGTATCCGATGTTCgaatatttcaaataataataatattatcagcgTATCAatttgaacgcaaaacaaattGACTAAAATCAACGTACCTGGTGTGTTTCACAGTATACTATAAACCTTTCCACTTtcacttttaaattaaaatgtaccgGTACACATTCCAGTCGATTCTCgatactgtatctatttccgaagtatcagaagaatattatacaaataatgaatgtttatgagtgcaatggtacaaataatggcacgaggtgaatgatgaaaggttatatcaacgaggcaaagccgagttgatataacctttcatcattcaccaagtgccattatttgtaccattg
This is a stretch of genomic DNA from Antedon mediterranea chromosome 3, ecAntMedi1.1, whole genome shotgun sequence. It encodes these proteins:
- the LOC140044823 gene encoding uncharacterized protein, whose product is MDDDVYVSKGKTYSTDRMHVYRFNPETEQFEDTFTIECGGCSTSFLQDSRGDSNLFVARYKNPDKTTNSEMYSFTRDTIGGKFSQVIATNGLDATKIFEMDGSNYLVLAQKDNTGGDVQDTLIYRQRHDYGRPATASVFAIFILSEECYTATDGVDYQGIVSTTTGGYTCQKWTDQTPHTHSFTPETYLGSGLGDHNHCRNPDSITQPWCYTTSAAQRWQICDVGPPVTSCSRLPFNT